The following proteins are co-located in the Billgrantia tianxiuensis genome:
- a CDS encoding LysM peptidoglycan-binding domain-containing protein — protein sequence MSEMLTPLRERCTRLSSFPYLLAAGLLAISMSAASWAQQDDEGEPEAAAADQAEQTDAEPSEEAEAVGQDAAALREELEARERELRNAQRELSALRARLPAEEGGELDLDGALRSASVTLGAIRSTRAELMRAGGRDAALEESIDELIAELEREQRLVARAQDANLYRVQRGDTLAAIAGRFYGNRQRWEEIHEANRHVLPNPDLVWPGLTLVIPR from the coding sequence ATGAGCGAGATGCTTACCCCCTTACGAGAGCGCTGCACGCGGCTCTCGTCCTTTCCTTACTTGCTGGCGGCTGGGTTGCTGGCGATCTCCATGAGTGCGGCGAGCTGGGCCCAGCAGGATGACGAGGGCGAGCCTGAGGCAGCTGCAGCAGACCAGGCCGAGCAGACCGATGCCGAGCCGAGCGAAGAGGCCGAAGCGGTCGGGCAGGACGCCGCGGCACTGCGTGAGGAGTTGGAGGCACGCGAGCGTGAGCTGCGCAACGCCCAGCGTGAACTGAGTGCACTACGGGCACGTCTGCCAGCCGAAGAGGGAGGTGAGCTGGACCTCGATGGCGCGCTGCGGTCAGCCAGCGTCACATTGGGAGCGATTCGATCCACGCGAGCGGAACTGATGCGTGCCGGCGGTCGCGATGCGGCGCTGGAAGAGAGTATCGATGAACTGATCGCCGAGCTCGAGCGTGAGCAGCGGCTGGTGGCCCGGGCACAGGATGCCAACCTTTACCGGGTGCAGCGTGGCGACACACTGGCCGCCATAGCGGGGCGCTTCTACGGCAACCGCCAACGCTGGGAGGAGATACACGAGGCCAACCGGCACGTGCTGCCCAATCCTGATCTGGTCTGGCCGGGATTGACCCTGGTGATTCCTCGCTGA
- a CDS encoding TRAP transporter substrate-binding protein, producing the protein MTTIWRNTLTLAGAATLSLGIAYAQSPDLSDPPAIEGDVVGDHGSHTLRMGIGLAESSPQYLSVQYFADILEQRSEGRISVNVFPNSQLGDDVQMMEMLQTGSLDMTYPSSSPATTYVQELAVFDLPFLLPTREAAIAVMQSDTAQRMLDAFEGTGLKALTFSENGYRQLTNSARPVESPEDVAGLDVRGLTVRTMENPVHLSIWETLGANPTPMAFGELFSAMEQGVVDGQENPWSTILTSNFHEVQDYGSETRHVYTPFIMMISERTWDRLAPEYQELVQEAARQSAEYEIQLATEYDDWSREQLEERGMQITRLNDEQIAAFQEAVQPVYDQWAPRIGEDLIAEIQSIVESAQ; encoded by the coding sequence ATGACCACCATCTGGCGCAATACCCTCACGCTAGCCGGTGCCGCCACTCTCTCCCTGGGTATCGCTTACGCCCAGAGCCCCGATCTTTCCGACCCGCCTGCCATCGAGGGCGACGTGGTGGGCGATCACGGCAGTCATACCCTGCGTATGGGCATCGGCCTGGCCGAGAGTTCGCCGCAGTATCTTTCCGTGCAGTACTTCGCCGATATTCTCGAGCAGCGCAGCGAAGGGCGTATTTCCGTCAATGTCTTCCCCAACAGCCAGTTGGGCGATGACGTACAGATGATGGAGATGCTCCAGACCGGCTCGCTGGACATGACCTATCCCTCCTCGTCGCCGGCGACCACCTACGTGCAGGAGCTGGCGGTATTCGACCTGCCGTTCCTGCTGCCGACCCGCGAAGCGGCCATCGCGGTGATGCAGAGCGATACCGCTCAGCGCATGTTGGATGCCTTCGAAGGCACCGGTCTCAAGGCACTGACCTTCTCCGAGAACGGCTACCGCCAGCTTACCAACAGCGCGCGGCCGGTGGAGTCGCCGGAAGACGTGGCCGGCCTCGACGTACGTGGCCTGACCGTGCGTACCATGGAGAACCCGGTCCATCTGTCGATCTGGGAAACCCTCGGGGCCAATCCCACCCCGATGGCCTTCGGCGAACTGTTCTCGGCCATGGAGCAGGGCGTGGTCGACGGCCAGGAAAACCCCTGGAGCACCATCCTGACCTCTAACTTCCATGAAGTGCAGGATTACGGTTCCGAGACGCGTCACGTCTACACGCCGTTCATCATGATGATTTCCGAGCGCACCTGGGATCGCCTGGCGCCGGAGTATCAGGAACTGGTGCAGGAGGCGGCACGTCAGTCGGCCGAGTACGAGATTCAGCTCGCTACCGAGTACGACGATTGGTCACGCGAGCAACTGGAGGAGCGCGGCATGCAGATCACCCGTCTCAATGACGAGCAGATCGCCGCCTTCCAGGAAGCCGTGCAGCCGGTCTACGACCAGTGGGCGCCGCGTATCGGTGAGGACCTGATCGCCGAGATCCAGTCCATCGTTGAATCCGCCCAGTAA
- a CDS encoding heparan-alpha-glucosaminide N-acetyltransferase domain-containing protein produces MIGFTQRPQLPPLSTRVDAIDLARGIAIALMILSHAVSGLLGIRQVPDWGMVPIHLITKFSSSLFILVFGVALAVAFLPKVGTPDWPRRRLKLMLRGLEVMFWYKALTIVEMLPLFTPGDILDTLLYQRFAIWVEILGFYALALLWLPWVLPLWCRMPLWSRLFAPVAVGVISVMLERHFHFWDSVILKALLVEDADHYTWGQLARLPLVMLGLLVGEAILRWYGEITTRRRLLAGLAGLGALFLLGFVVLSLPDWYAALMAVAWNVGKHPPRYPSCCSVPAEHW; encoded by the coding sequence ATGATCGGGTTCACCCAGCGGCCACAGCTGCCGCCATTGTCGACCAGAGTCGATGCCATCGACCTGGCCCGGGGTATCGCCATTGCCCTGATGATTCTCAGCCATGCGGTCAGCGGGCTGCTGGGTATTCGTCAGGTGCCGGATTGGGGCATGGTACCGATCCACCTCATCACCAAGTTCTCTTCCTCGTTGTTCATCCTGGTGTTCGGTGTTGCCCTGGCGGTGGCCTTCCTGCCCAAGGTCGGCACGCCCGACTGGCCCAGGCGACGGCTCAAGCTGATGCTGCGCGGGCTCGAGGTGATGTTCTGGTACAAGGCGCTGACTATCGTCGAGATGCTGCCGCTCTTCACGCCCGGGGACATACTCGACACGCTGCTCTACCAGCGCTTCGCCATCTGGGTCGAGATTCTTGGCTTCTATGCGCTGGCGCTGCTGTGGCTGCCTTGGGTGCTGCCGCTGTGGTGTCGCATGCCGCTGTGGTCGCGGTTGTTCGCTCCGGTGGCGGTGGGCGTGATCTCGGTGATGCTCGAACGCCACTTCCACTTCTGGGACAGCGTAATCCTCAAGGCGCTTTTGGTGGAAGATGCCGATCACTACACTTGGGGCCAGCTGGCGCGCCTGCCGCTGGTGATGCTGGGCCTACTGGTCGGCGAGGCCATTCTGCGCTGGTACGGCGAAATCACCACTCGCCGTCGATTGTTGGCAGGCCTGGCCGGGTTGGGAGCGCTGTTTCTGCTGGGCTTCGTGGTGCTTTCGTTGCCCGATTGGTATGCGGCGCTGATGGCCGTGGCCTGGAACGTCGGCAAGCATCCCCCGAGGTACCCTTCATGCTGTTCAGTACCGGCGGAGCACTGGTGA
- a CDS encoding TRAP transporter small permease, protein MTSPTQLPDEASAYLEDPRREPLELDIEERRGPAVFRWMTRLMEHLIATILVALIVSVSANVIGRSLFNRSLPWADELARMLFIWLIFVGAAAAFARYEHIAVDFLVRRLKPRAAYLLYLLQHLIIAALMGIMVWGGYLVMSRSTGRTAILGVPWNLINVSLVLCSLFIVAMSLWRAWQCLRLIRDPAQANRTAGD, encoded by the coding sequence ATGACTTCGCCCACCCAACTGCCTGACGAGGCCAGCGCCTACCTGGAAGATCCCAGGCGTGAGCCGCTCGAACTCGATATCGAGGAGCGCCGCGGCCCGGCGGTTTTCCGCTGGATGACGCGCCTCATGGAACACTTGATTGCGACGATTCTGGTGGCGCTGATCGTCTCTGTATCGGCTAACGTAATCGGCCGCTCGCTGTTCAATCGCTCGCTGCCCTGGGCCGATGAACTGGCGCGCATGCTGTTCATCTGGCTGATCTTCGTCGGTGCCGCGGCCGCTTTCGCTCGCTACGAGCACATCGCCGTGGATTTCCTGGTGCGCCGGCTCAAGCCGCGGGCCGCCTATCTGCTCTATTTGTTGCAACACCTGATCATTGCCGCGCTGATGGGCATCATGGTGTGGGGCGGTTACCTGGTGATGTCACGCTCCACCGGACGCACCGCCATCCTCGGCGTGCCCTGGAACCTGATCAACGTCTCGCTGGTACTTTGCTCGCTGTTCATCGTCGCGATGTCGCTATGGCGGGCCTGGCAGTGCCTGCGCCTTATCCGTGATCCGGCACAAGCCAACCGAACGGCAGGAGACTGA
- a CDS encoding serine hydrolase: MRKEGLWPKGLIRALLLLAMALPSLAAAQPGWAEQVDAWVEPPWAERLKARLALLEAGFDGELGVHVRDLDTGARLGWRDGERWYLASLVKLPVAIELMSRVEAGEMSLEDRLTLLRSDYVDGAGSTNWAPPGSALSLRQLLESMLIVSDNTASDMLIRHLGLESVNRRARQLTPAGGLGPITTLVDVRRHAFANLHPSVFELNGMDFIELRKRQDDAARVAWLRQRLGLAPQELLLPSIDAAFRLYYATDLNSGRLDALGDLLEALAQGRALGPEGTAELLAIMARTTSGERRLKAGLGRNVRLVHKTGTQHRLACDAGIATQGQGDDVRRVIVVACARGELSLARNEQILAAVGRAVWEAGAFEG, encoded by the coding sequence ATGAGGAAAGAAGGGCTCTGGCCTAAAGGGCTCATCCGAGCGCTGTTGTTGCTGGCCATGGCGCTACCGTCGCTTGCCGCGGCGCAGCCCGGTTGGGCGGAGCAGGTCGACGCCTGGGTCGAGCCGCCTTGGGCCGAACGCCTGAAGGCGAGGCTGGCGCTGCTCGAAGCTGGCTTCGATGGTGAGCTTGGGGTGCACGTGCGGGACCTCGATACGGGGGCGCGCCTGGGCTGGCGGGATGGTGAACGCTGGTACTTGGCTTCGCTGGTCAAGCTACCCGTAGCGATAGAGTTGATGAGCCGTGTCGAGGCGGGCGAGATGTCACTCGAGGATCGCCTGACCCTGTTGCGCAGCGACTATGTCGACGGCGCCGGCTCCACCAACTGGGCGCCACCGGGCAGTGCCTTGTCGCTGCGTCAATTGCTGGAATCTATGCTGATCGTCAGCGACAACACGGCAAGCGACATGCTGATACGTCACTTGGGGCTGGAGAGCGTCAATCGCCGGGCTCGCCAGCTCACTCCTGCAGGTGGGCTGGGGCCGATCACCACCTTGGTGGACGTACGCCGCCATGCTTTTGCCAACTTGCACCCGAGCGTCTTCGAGCTGAACGGCATGGACTTCATCGAGCTGCGCAAGCGCCAGGACGACGCCGCCCGAGTGGCGTGGCTGCGCCAGCGCCTGGGCCTCGCCCCGCAGGAGTTGCTGCTGCCGAGCATCGATGCAGCTTTCCGCCTTTACTATGCCACCGATCTCAACAGCGGCCGGCTCGACGCTCTCGGTGACCTGCTCGAGGCGCTGGCCCAGGGCAGGGCGCTGGGGCCTGAGGGCACCGCCGAGCTGCTGGCGATCATGGCGCGAACCACCAGCGGTGAGCGCCGGCTCAAGGCCGGGTTGGGGCGCAACGTCCGACTGGTCCACAAGACCGGTACCCAGCATCGGCTCGCCTGCGATGCCGGTATCGCCACCCAGGGGCAGGGCGATGACGTCCGCCGCGTCATCGTCGTTGCCTGCGCCCGGGGCGAGCTCAGCCTGGCCCGCAACGAGCAGATACTCGCGGCAGTGGGGCGGGCCGTATGGGAGGCGGGGGCCTTCGAAGGGTGA
- a CDS encoding aminoacyl-tRNA deacylase, producing the protein MAIPATLREYLRACDIDYEEVRHDREVSASRIAQQTHITGEQLAKAIMLHGSSGYRIAVLPSTCDADLNSLAQLFNEPVELATEEEIISRFRDCDPGATTPVGQAYGLQVYVDDMLRHQPDIYFDAGDHETLLHMSGREFERLMEKSPHGQFSRHH; encoded by the coding sequence ATGGCTATCCCGGCAACCCTTCGGGAATATTTGAGAGCCTGTGATATCGATTACGAGGAGGTTAGGCACGACCGTGAAGTCAGCGCGAGTCGCATTGCCCAGCAGACTCATATCACTGGCGAACAGCTTGCCAAGGCCATCATGCTGCACGGCAGTTCAGGCTACCGGATCGCCGTCCTGCCCAGCACCTGTGATGCCGACCTCAACAGCCTTGCGCAACTGTTCAACGAACCGGTAGAGCTGGCTACGGAGGAAGAGATCATCAGCCGTTTCCGCGACTGCGATCCCGGCGCCACTACGCCGGTCGGTCAAGCCTACGGCCTGCAGGTCTACGTCGACGACATGCTGCGCCATCAGCCGGACATCTATTTCGATGCCGGCGATCACGAGACGCTGCTGCACATGAGCGGCAGGGAGTTCGAGAGGCTGATGGAAAAGAGCCCCCACGGCCAGTTCAGCCGCCATCACTGA